A single region of the Corticium candelabrum chromosome 15, ooCorCand1.1, whole genome shotgun sequence genome encodes:
- the LOC134191358 gene encoding ankyrin repeat domain-containing protein 50-like: MSSLLEMNERLLLEAVERGDIQLVTRFLDLGVDINGPDMYWDTLLIKACENNQKEMVEFLLTQSADVNGTGIVGWTGLMEAAWNGYEDVVNVLLKTKDINVMKRDNFGVTAIHLAAKNNHVTIVERLLSCSVPVDINDNGGHTPLWFAAYRGRVCCVDVLLKHGASPQHESKWLGSPLEIAKRKGDSDVVEMMEEAIRLRSHPYIEGHVSVMRHQYEEKIAELESEVEHMKEELRQSSLVHESEIRRLSNEIQRKEKEIRRLRMSAADRAGEVQVAPETWLSLQSPGDVMRAVVSLAGDQWSCVGLELGYEFSELEAMTSTIPLASGKLNAILRRKANAVGSSKVVGIILSACQQISMPICAAAIRDEVVRRQERPRTQNGGQ, encoded by the exons ATGTCGTCACTGTTGG aaatgaaCGAACGATTATTATTGGAAGCTGTGGAGAGAGGTGATATTCAGTTAGTAACGCGTTTTTTGGATTTGggagttgatatcaatggtcCTGATATGTATTgg GACACTCTTCTGATAAAAGCGTGTGAGAATAATCAGAAGGAAATGGTAGAGTTTCTACTCACTCAATCAGCAGATGTTAATGGGACTGGCATT GTTGGATGGACAGGTTTGATGGAGGCAGCATGGAATGGATATGAAGATGTCGTAAATGTTTTATTGAAGACCAAAGATATTAATGTGATGAAGAGAGATAAt TTTGGAGTGACAGCCATTCATCTTGCTGCAAAgaataatcacgtgaccattgtagagagacttttgtcttgttctgttcctgttgatatcaatgataatggTGGTCATACACCACTGTGGTTTGCTGCCTATCGTGgtcgtgtgtgttgtgttgatgttctcctaaaacatggagcgagtccccaacatgagag TAAGTGGCTAGGATCACCACTGGAGATTGCCAAGAGAAAGGGTGACAGTGATGTggttgagatgatggaagaagccataagat TGAGATCTCATCCCTATATTGAGGGTCATGTGTCTGTTATGAGACATCAATATGAAGAGAAA atTGCTGAACTGGAGAGTGAAGTGGAGCATATGAAAGAAGAATTAAGACAATCATCCCTGGTCCATGAGAGTGAAATAAGAAGACTGAGTAACGAAATCCAACGGAAAGAGAAGGAAATACGACGTCTCAGAATGTCAGCAGCTGATAGA GCGGGTGAAGTTCAAGTGGCTCCTGAAACTTGGTTGTCGTTGCAGTCACCGG GAGACGTCATGCGTGCTGTTGTTTCTCTGGCTGGTGATCAGTGGAGTTGTGTTGGACTCGAGTTAGGATACGAATTCTCTGAACTCGAAGCAATGACATCGACAATTCCTTTAGCTTCAGGCAAACTGAATGCAATACTGAGAAGAAAGGCTAATGCTGTCGGTAGCAGCAAAGTTGTTGGTATCATCTTGTCTGCTTGCCAGCAGATTTCCATGCCAATTTGTGCTGCTGCAATAAGAGATGAGGTGGTTAGACGTCAAGAGAGACCGAGAACACAGAACGGTGGACAATAG
- the LOC134191359 gene encoding metallo-beta-lactamase domain-containing protein 1-like, with protein MTLVRSQSEGITLLVDTGSPWDRQFLIQKLQEHELQPQDVTHVVCTHGHVDHVGNFNLFTMATHVVSHDMVKDGDKYTLHELRHDNPFQISKSISVIATAGQTSRDVSVVVRGSDKGVVVIAGDSFECEAHLHDDKLCKSKSDFHRLHATRRDKVLAIADWIVPGHGKMFKVNQRR; from the coding sequence ATGACTCTTGTCAGAAGTCAGTCTGAAGGAATTACATTGTTGGTGGATACCGGAAGTCCTTGGGATCGACAATTTCTCATACAAAAATTACAAGAGCACGAGCTGCAGCCTCAAGATGTGACACATGTTGTTTGCACTCACGGCCACGTTGATCACGTGGGAAACTTCAACTTATTCACCATGGCAACGCACGTGGTGTCACACGACATGGTGAAAGATGGAGACAAATACACACTGCATGAGCTACGACATGATAATCCATTCCAAATATCAAAAAGCATCTCAGTTATTGCCACGGCTGGTCAGACGAGTCGGGACGTGAGTGTGGTGGTACGAGGGAGCGACAAAGGTGTGGTGGTCATTGCGGGCGACTCGTTTGAATGCGAAGCTCATCTGCACGACGACAAGTTGTGCAAGAGTAAGAGCGACTTCCATCGACTGCATGCGACTCGTCGAGACAAAGTGTTGGCTATTGCTGACTGGATTGTTCCAGGACATGGAAAAATGTTTAAAGTCAATCAACGGAGATAG
- the LOC134190538 gene encoding superkiller complex protein 2-like — protein sequence MLQDQLEKAEKSDVKFDARLLGCSFRLVETGAAGGVQLVEGEYSRDTLDKPFSTLPCGMPPVIGGDRKSSLERFLLQPEKLPIHDPKRSHKFWPREIDYTSLYHIDVTTSHTTLSVERDKKTGKLLKYTEVNIPNPDSSAHTSTSLSRPPGLISDSIKGLSSNIPFWPGGLDEPDLSVSVGAEAEDIDFENDLLTCPPGFAAGIEIEQKKKPAVIARQIVNVAQLNLDDVLAEEFTLDTLAPSDEENESEEDEREVVAANENLHRSESLENILPKISNETTTTKSQQTTKPNWVININTTEPVNNFHKLIPHMAYEWPFELDIFQKQAILCLERGDCVFVAAHTSAGKTVVAEYAIALSTKHMTKTIYTSPIKALSNQKFRDFRMSFGDVGLVTGDVQIKPDAACLIMTTEILRSMLYNGSDVIRDVEWVIFDEVHYINDTERGVVWEEVLIMLPDHVNIVLLSATVPNTYEFADWIGHTKQKPIYVISTAKRPVPLEHYLYTGNSSKTCDELFLLVDADGRFLTKGYQRAVDAKKARETKSSAGFGTKGPLHGGNFKQDKNIFLSLINKLKKDDRLPVVAFTFSRKRCDENASGLTTIDMTTSAEKSEITVFFSKSVARLKGTDKQLPQVLRLKELLARGIGVHHSGILPIMKEVIEMLFQRGLVKLLFATETFAMGVNMPARTVVFDSTRKHDGTALRNLLSGEYIQMAGRAGRRGLDSTGTVILLCKGDVPETSELHQMMLGRPTKLESKFRLTYSMILNLLRVEQLRVEDMMKRSFAELDLQRDAQQASSQRQELEQQIKDFQEKTFPMCDDIEEYYFAASELNELKHSLQSQITNSPQAAKLLSSGRIIVINNQHHNNTLAVLLQPSTSRSRLTTSVSDTSKSYTVLILCNEKQRDVTSQQPTTHASHYTPSTPAVISGRTPLFCPDGPCGHVVVDVKPIEIAVITDRMLRVNASYIIDDYRKRQQTRFRDNPPGRECSIATQELLRLVETNPDGLEAIDPVKDLNMRDIDFIEKFRRSQFLEQSLQTFQCVHSPHFVEAFEQTRRKQKMLESLNRLKFLLSDESLQLLPEYRQRVEVLKRLAFIDVDTNVQLKGRVACEISNHELFITELVFENILRDLDPTEIVAILSCFVFQQKHTSEPQLTETLQNTKDQVIDLATRLAGVQMECDLQITVEEFVGELHFGLVEAVYEWARGMPFSEITNLTDVQEGIIVRCIQRLDEVCRDVRTIARMVGDPVLYEKMDQGSSLIKRDIVFAASLYTQ from the exons ATGTTACAAGATCAGCTCGAAAAGGCTGAAAAATCGGACG TGAAATTCGATGCTCGTCTGTTGGGCTGCTCTTTCCGTCTCGTTGAGACTGGAGCAGCAGGAGGAGTGCAACTGGTGGAAGGAGAATACTCACGTGACACACTAGACAAGCCTTTCTCGACG ttgCCATGTGGTATGCCTCCTGTCATTGGAGGTGACAGAAAGTCATCACTAGAACGTTTCTTGCTTCAACCTGAAAAGCTTCCCATCCACGACCCAAAGAGATCACACAA GTTTTGGCCACGAGAAATTGATTACACGTCTCTTTATCATATTGATGTTACAACTTCACACACAACATTGTCAGTTGAACGAGACAAGAAGACAGGAAAACTGCTAAAATACACTGAG GTGAACATTCCTAATCCGGACAGCAGTGCTCACACATCAACATCACTATCCAGACCTCCTGGCTTGATATCAGACTCTATCAAGGGATTGTCATCCAACATTCCGTTTTGGCCTG GTGGGCTTGATGAACCTGATCTTAGTGTGTCAGTTGGTGCTGAAGCTGAAGACATCGACTTTGAAAATG ACTTGCTGACTTGTCCACCTGGCTTTGCTGCTGGAATAGAAATTGAACAGAAGAAGAAACCAGCGG TGATTGCACGACAAATTGTCAATGTTGCTCAGCTCAATTTAGATGACGTGCTTGCAGAGGAATTCACTTTGGATACTCTGGCACCAAGCGATGAGGAGAATGAATCAGAGGAAGACGAG AGAGAAGTGGTAGCAGCGAATG AAAACCTTCATCGATCAGAAAGTTTAGAAAATATCCTTCCAAAG ATCAGCAacgaaacaacaacaaccaagtcacaacaaacaactaaaccaAACTgggtcattaatatcaacacaacAGAACCTGTCAACAACTTCCACAAGCTCATACCACACATGGCATACGAG TGGCCATTTGAGCTCGATATCTTTCAGAAACAAGCAATTTTGTGCCTGGAACGCGGcgactgtgtgtttgttgctgctCACACGTCGGCTGGTAAAACAGTGGTGGCTGAGTATGCGATTGCTTTGTCTACTAAACACATGACGAAGACGATTTATACGTCACCAATTAAAGCTTTGTCTAATCAGAAGTTTAGAGATTTTCGGATGAGTTTTGGAGACGTTGGGCTGGTGACGGGAGACGTGCAGATTAAGCCGGATGCTGCGTGTCTTATTATGACGACTGAGATTCTTAG gTCTATGCTGTACAATGGATCTGATGTGATTCGTGACGTTGAGTGGGTTATCTTTGATGAAGTTCACTACATCAACGACACGGAG CGAGGTGTTGTGTGGGAGGAAGTGTTGATCATGCTGCCTGATCATGTCAATATTGTGCTGCTGTCTGCGACTGTCCCAAACACTTATGAATTTGCTGACTGGATTGG acacacaaagcaaAAACCAATCTATGTGATCAGCACTGCAAAGAGGCCCGTCCCTCTTGAACATTATCTCTACACTGGAAACAGCAGCAAGACATGTGATGAACTTTTTCTACTTGTTGATGCTGACGGACGATTCTTGACTAAAGG atatCAACGTGCTGTTGATGCAAAGAAGGCAAGAGAGACGAAGAGTTCGGCCGGGTTTGGAACAAAGGGACCACTGCATGGAGGAAATTTTAAGCag GACAAAAACATCTTTCTTTCTCTTATTAATAAACTAAAGAAAGACGATCGTTTGCCTGTTGTCGCCTTCACGTTTTCTCGTAAACGATGTGATGAGAATGCAAGCGGTCTGACAACAATTGATATGACGACGAGTGCAGAGAAGAGTGAGATAACCGTCTTCTTCAGCAAATCAGTGGCAAGATTGAAaggcacagacaaacaactacCACAG GTGTTGAGATTGAAAGAATTGTTAGCACGTGGTATTGGAGTCCATCACAGTGGCATTCTACCAATCATGAAAGAG GTAATTGAGATGCTCTTTCAACGTGGCCTCGTCAAG CTCTTGTTTGCTACTGAAACGTTTGCAATGGGTGTCAACATGCCGGCTCGTACTGTGGTGTTTGACTCTACAAGGAAACACGATGGGACAGCATTGAGAAATCTTCTTTCAGGTGAATATATTCAGATGGCTGGACGAGCTGGAAGGAGGGGATTGGACTCGACGGGCACTGTCATACTCTTGTGTAAGGGAGATGTACCTGAGACGTCAGAATTACACCAAATGATGTTg GGTCGTCCTACAAAGCTCGAGTCAAAGTTCCGGCTCACTTACAGCATGATACTCAACCTGCTGCGGGTGGAACAGCTGCGAGTTGAGGACATGATGAAGCGCAGTTTTGCTGAACTCGATCTTCAACGAGACGCACAACAAGCATCAAGTCAGCGGCAAGAACTGGAGCAGCAGATTAAGGATTTTCAAGAGAAGACTTTTCCAATGTGCGACGACATAGAAGAATATTACTTTGCTGCATCGGAGTTGAATGAGTTGAAGCATTCACTGCAG TCACAGATCACCAATTCTCCACAAGCAGCCAAACTCCTCTCGTCCGGTCGTATCATCGTCATCAACAACCAACACCACAACAACACGTTAGCCGTTCTCCTCCAACCCTCAACATCCCGCAGTCGTCTGACAACATCCGTGAGTGACACATCAAAGTCATACACAGTTTTGATTCTTTGCAATGAGAAACAACGAGACGTGACGTCACAGCAACCAACTACACATGCATCTCACTACACACCGTCAACTCCTGCTGTCATATCGGGACGAACGCCGTTGTTTTGTCCGGATGGTCCGTGTGGTCACGTGGTGGTTGATGTGAAGCCGATTGAGATCGCTGTGATTACTGATCGGATGTTACGAGTGAATGCGAGTTATATTATTGATGATTATAGGAAGAGGCAACAGACGAGGTTTAG GGACAATCCACCAGGAAGGGAATGCTCTATTGCTACTCAAGAGCTTCTTCGGCTTGTTGAAACCAACCCTGATGGTCTCGAAGCAATAGATCCAGTCAAAGATCTCAACATGAGAGACATCGACTTCATAGAGAAGTTCAGACGCTCACAGTTTCTAGAGCAATCACTCCAGACATTTCAGTGCGTTCACTCTCCGCATTTTGTTGAAGCG TTTGAACAAACGAGAAGGAAGCAGAAAATGTTGGAGAGTCTCAATCGATTGAAGTTTCTTCTCTCTGACGAGAGTCTTCAACTGCTGCCAGAATATCGACAAAGAGTTGAG GTGCTCAAGCGACTTGCTTTTATTGACGTTGATACAAATGTTCAGTTGAAGGGTCGTGTGGCTTGTGAGATTAGCAACCATGAGTTGTTTATCACTGAACTGGTTTTTGAGAACATTCTTCGTGACCTGGACCCAACAGAAATCGTCGCTattctttcttgttttgtctttcaacag AAACACACCAGTGAACCTCAACTAACAGAGACACTACAGAAT ACAAAGGACCAGGTGATCGATCTCGCAACTAGATTGGCTGGAGTGCAAATGGAGTGCGATCTCCAAATCACCGTAGAGGAGTTTGTTGGAGAACTTCACTTTGGTTTAGTTGAAGCTGTTTACGAATGGGCAAGAGGAATG CCATTTTCAGAGATCACCAATCTAACAGACGTTCAGGAGGGCATCATAGTGCGTTGCATCCAGCGACTAGACGAAGTATGTCGTGATGTTCGTACGATTGCAAGGATGGTCGGTGACCCTGTACTGTATGAGAAAATGGACCAAGGCTCGTCGCTCATCAAACGAGACATTGTTTTTGCTGCAAGCTTGTACACTCAATGA
- the LOC134190639 gene encoding stomatin-like produces MGERLKHVNAEQRTYDEPLGCAFYVLAALSMVLIIITFPFSLFCCIKIVTEYERAVIFRLGRVVSGRAKGPGLFFIFPCMDNVRKIDLRTISFDIPPQEVLTRDSVSATVDAVVYYRIQNPTMSVVEVENVALSTFLLAQTTLRNMLGTRTLAEILTDREAISHEMQSQLDEATDKWGVKVEIVEMKDVRLPRQLQRAMAAEAEASREAKAKVIAAEGEQNAARALREASSVLDQSPAALQLRYLQTLTTISAQNNHTIMFPLPLTLIREIFGRGGGGGSQ; encoded by the exons ATGGGTGAACGACTCAAGCACGTGAACGCAGAACAGCGCACATATGACG AGCCTCTAGGCTGCGCATTCTACGTTCTCGCCGCTTTGTCAATGGTTCTCATTATTATCACGTTTCCTTTCTCTCTTTTCTGCTGCATCAAG aTTGTCACTGAATATGAGCGAGCTGTTATATTTCGGCTTGGACGTGTTGTGTCTGGCCGTGCAAAGGgaccag gACTGTTTTTTATATTTCCGTGTATGGATAACGTGAGGAAAATTGATTTGAGGACCATCTCGTTTGacattccaccacaagag GTTCTAACTCGAGACTCTGTGAGTGCAACAGTGGACGCTGTTGTGTATTATCGTATCCAGAATCCCACGATGTCCGTTGTCGAGGTTGAGAATGTTGCTCTATCGACATTCCTACTTGCACAGACGACATTGAGGAACATGTTGGGTACGAGGACTCTTGCTGAGATTTTGACGGATAGAGAAGCCATCAGCCACGAGATGCAGTCGCAACTTGATGAGGCGACGGACAAGTGGGGAGTCAAAGTGGAGATTGTTGAAAT GAAAGATGTTCGCTTGCCAAGACAGTTGCAACGAGCTATGGCAGCTGAAGCAGAAGCGTCACGTGAAGCCAAAGCAAAG GTGATTGCTGCTGAAGGTGAGCAGAACGCCGCACGTGCTCTCCGTGAGGCTTCCAGCGTCCTTGACCAATCACCAGCCGCTCTCCAACTTCGCTACCTCCAGACCCTCACGACCATCTCAGCCCAGAACAACCACACCATCATGTTTCCCCTCCCTCTCACTCTCATACGTGAAATATTCGGACGTGGTGGGGGCGGCGGCAGTCAGTAA
- the LOC134190481 gene encoding stomatin-like: protein MELDLLKRPILRADLTHRPLSDTNLHALDASRPVKQQEEANLGCGFYVCMLFSLLIVLLTFPFSLFFCIKIVTEYERAVIFRLGRIISGRGKGPGLIFILPCLDNIRKVDLRTVSFDIPPQQILTRDSVSAVVDAVVYYRIQNPTMSVAEVENVSLSTFLLAQTTLRNMLGTKTLAEILAEREAISHEMQKQLGEATDKWGVKVEIVEMKDVRLPQELQRAMAVEAAAAREARAKVIAAEGEQNAARALREASSVLDQSPAAVQLRYLQTLTTISAQQNHTYLFPLPLTLLREIFGRGKSHKT, encoded by the exons ATGGAGTTGGACCTACTAAAGCGACCGATTCTTCGTGCAGACTTGACGCATCGCCCATTGAGCGACACAAACTTGCATGCACTCGATGCATCTAGGCCTGTCaagcagcaagaagaag CGAATTTGGGATGCGGTTTCTACGTCTGCATGTTGTTTTCGTTGTTGATTGTTTTGCTAACGTTTCCGTTTTCGTTGTTTTTCTGCATCAAG attGTAACCGAGTATGAGCGAGCAGTAATCTTCAGGCTCGGTCGTATCATATCAGGACGTGGGAAAGGACCAG GACTGATTTTTATCTTGCCATGTTTGGATAACATTAGAAAGGTTGATCTACGGACTGTGTCGTTTGATATTCCACCTCAGCAG ATTCTAACTCGTGATTCTGTGAGTGCTGTGGTGGATGCCGTTGTGTATTATCGTATCCAGAATCCCACAATGTCTGTGGCCGAGGTGGAAAACGTTAGTTTATCAACATTCCTACTTGCACAGACGACATTGAGGAACATGTTGGGTACGAAGACTCTTGCTGAGATTTTGGCAGAAAGAGAAGCCATCAGCCATGAGATGCAGAAGCAACTTGGCGAGGCCACAGACAAGTGGGGAGTCAAAGTGGAGATTGTTGAAAT GAAAGATGTTCGCTTGCCACAGGAACTACAGAGAGCCATGGCAGTGGAGGCTGCAGCTGCACGTGAAGCCAGAGCAAAA GTCATTGCTGCTGAAGGTGAGCAGAATGCAGCACGTGCCTTGAGAGAAGCTTCCAGTGTGCTCGACCAGTCACCAGCAGCCGTGCAGCTTCGTTACTTGCAGACATTGACGACCATTTCTGCACAGCAGAACCACACCTATCTGTTCCCGTTGCCACTCACACTGCTACGAGAAATATTTGGCCGAGGCAAAAGTCACAAGACGTAG
- the LOC134190480 gene encoding bifunctional peptidase and arginyl-hydroxylase JMJD5-like produces MFKFVSFLFLSHVSAAHPRGHLQTLGSHQPSEGHIDVLDGSNELPRPRDFYYQYVLPQRPVVIRHAIMSTPPLTTWTDKYLSEQYGDVEIGIETLKKEDRNQPGKVITLREFLQKYQSEEIYMVDSLPKQLQKEWMVPRFLLCGGYTENIHTLYTWLSSGGTSSVLHVDMFENLHCVVHGSKKFVIIDHQYLESIRMDNKESGYFEMDVDRVDLEKFPGLVGVPWYEATVYRGDCLYLPFMWLHQVRSYAGDENKNMAVNLWWHPFKFNESDCIKRPNIPQFLSFDHFTPRPALSIKTILKQTAQTDGYIYLSDFKDLVKERMSNLPEEVVNQLFQYVDVGNEGRASAEYLDTLNYSVFEQMMQIVTESEQNSMNDENTDETTDIDDEHPDTQKDEL; encoded by the exons ATGTTCAAATTTGTGTCGTTTCTCTTTTTGTCTCACGTGAGCGCCGCTCATCCACGTGGCCACTTGCAAACGCTTGGTTCTCATCAGCCATCAGAAGGACACATTGACGTATTGGACGGATCCAATGAGTTGCCACGCCCACGCGACTTCTACTATCAGTATGTGCTGCCACAGCGACCAGTTGTGATCAGACATGCTATCATGTCCACTCCACCACTCACAACATGGACTGATAAATATCTATC AGAGCAATACGGGGATGTAGAAATTGGTATTGAAACTCTTAAGAAAGAAGATCGCAACCAACCTGGTAAAGTAATTACTTTACGAGAATTTTTGCAG AAATATCAGAGTGAAGAGATCTACATGGTTGATAGTTTGCCCAAGCAGTTGCAGAAGGAATGGATGGTTCCTCGATTTTTGCTTTGTGGTGGATACACGGAGAACATTCATACACTATACACCTG GCTAAGCAGCGGTGGAACGTCATCAGTCCTACATGTTGATATGTTTGAGAATTTGCATTGCGTCGTCCATGGATCCAAGAAATTTGTCATCATTGACCATCAATATCTCGAAAGCATTAGAATGGACAACAAAGAGAGTGGCTACTTTGAAATGGATGTTGACAG AGTTGATCTCGAGAAATTTCCCGGTCTAGTGGGTGTGCCATGGTATGAGGCTACAGTATACAGAGGTGACTGTCTCTACTTGCCTTTCATGTGGCTTCATCAG GTTCGATCATATGCTGGTGACGAAAACAAAAACATGGCTGTCAATCTGTGGTGGCATCCTTTCAA ATTTAATGAAAGCGATTGCATCAAGCGACCCAATATTCCACAGTTTCTCAGTTTTGATCACTTTACCCCACGGCCGGCTCTTTCAATAAA GACTATACTCAAACAAACAGCTCAAACCGATGGATACATTTACCTCTCAGATTTTAAGGATTTGGTCAAAGAG CGAATGAGCAACTTACCAGAGGAAGTCGTAAATCAG CTATTTCAATACGTTGACGTTGGCAATGAAGGTCGTGCATCTGCAGAATACCTCGACACACTGAACTACAGCGTCTTCGAACAAATGATGCAAATAGTGACTGAAAGCGAACAGAACAGTATGAACGACGAAAACACAGACGAAACCACCGACATCGATGACGAACATCcggacacacagaaagacgaattGTGA
- the LOC134190482 gene encoding 1-acyl-sn-glycerol-3-phosphate acyltransferase alpha-like translates to MGLIGWLVFFFLLALFFYVLSRVSQQARYTIKHAIYFAVVFIISCCVILDAILHMKRSHENAQVLKRVTKLLRVKRLLGIQYSIEGEEILDDCESPRIYISNHQSSLDMLGISLIWPRRTVLMAKRSLKYVPVFGLSAWLVETIFIDRVKKEKAKKVLDKTVKKIKDERLSLWMFPEGTRNHKGSMLPFRKGAFHLALDAQIPIVPIVFSPYTFYDKKVWKFKDGSVKLTVMDPISTEGMTSEDIDDLMSSVRDKMLGVYSRGLVPSDGRSFTRIS, encoded by the exons ATGGGGCTGATTGGTTGGCtcgtcttcttctttcttcttgcGCTTTTTTTCTACGTTCTATCGCGGGTTTCTCAACAGGCACGATACACTATCAAGCACGCTATCTACTTTGCAGTTGTCTTCATAATTTCATGTTGTGTGATCCTCGACGCCATCTTGCACATGAAAAGAAGTCACGAGAACGCGCAGGTTTTGAAGAGAGTCACCAAACTACTGCGTGTGAAACGACTGTTGGGCATTCAGTACAGCATAGAGGGAGAGGAAATACTAGATGACTGTGAAAGTCCCCGGATATATATATCCAATCATCAGAGTTCTCTGGATATGTTGGGTATATCTCTGATTTGGCCGAGGAGGACGGTTCTTATGGCTAAGAGGTCGTTGAAATACGTGCCCGTGTTTGGGCTTAGTGCTTGGCTTGTTGAGACGATTTTTATTGATCGAGTGAAGAAGGAAAAGGCAAAGAAAGTGCTTGATAAAACAGTTAAGAAGATTAAAGATGAAAGA ctgAGTTTATGGATGTTTCCCGAAGGAACAAGAAATCACAAAGGCAGCATGCTGCCTTTCAGAAAAGGTGCATTTCACCTTGCCCTGGATGCTCAA ATTCCCATCGTTCCAATCGTCTTTTCACCGTACACGTTTTACGACAAAAAAGTGTGGAAATTCAAGGACG GATCGGTCAAACTTACCGTAATGGATCCGATCTCTACAGAAGGAATGACGTCCGAAGATATTGACGATCTAATGAGTTCGGTCAGAGACAAGATGCTGGGAGTGTACAGTCGTGGTTTAGTGCCGTCCGATGGCAGATCGTTTACAAGAATTAGCTAA
- the LOC134190571 gene encoding cyclin-dependent kinase 9-like produces MSKEPSKSFNYPYCHEVSKYETLAKIGQGTFGEVFKARNRKTKETVALKKILMENEKEGFPITALREIRILQLLKHENVTNLLEICRSKATPYNRGKGTIFLVFEFCEHDLAGLLSNPDMKFTLPEIKKLSQQLLNSLFFIHRNKILHRDMKAANVLITKNGTLKLADFGLARAFSVAKQRYTNRVVTLWYRPPELLLGERNYGPPIDMWGAGCIIAEMWTRSPIMQGNTEQHQLSLICNLCGSITPDVWPGVDSLDLYQKVKLPEAQKRKVKERLRAYVKDVHALDLIDTLLSLDPARRIDSNAALNHDLFWTDPMPSVEITSLKSQTTSMFEYLAPPRRRGQTAPQQQSHTRQMPGAVAGGYSHSLGSSSTASIRFDRVF; encoded by the exons ATGAGCAAGGAACCCTCGAAATCGTTCAACTACCCCTATTGCCATGAGGTCAGCAAATACGAGACGTTGGCTAAGATCGGGCAAGGAACGTTCGG AGAGGTGTTTAAAGCTAGGAACAGGAAGACTAAAGAGACGGTAGCCCTTAAGAAGATTCTAATGGAGAACGAGAAGGAAGGG tttccTATCACAGCGCTACGAGAGATTCGAATCTTGCAGCTACTGAAGCACGAGAACGTCACCAATCTACTAGAGATCTGCAGAAGCAAAG CCACGCCGTACAATCGTGGCAAGGGCACCATCTTCCTGGTGTTCGAGTTCTGCGAGCACGATCTGGCCGGACTGCTCAGTAATCCGGACATGAAATTCACTCTCCCGGAAATTAAAAAACTCTCACAGCAGCTTCTAAACTCGCTCTTCTTCATACACAGAAACAAG ATCTTACATCGAGACATGAAGGCGGCAAACGTCCTCATAACCAAGAATGGCACGTTGAAGTTGGCCGATTTTGGTCTGGCTCGTGCGTTCAGTGTAGCGAAACAACGATATACGAACCGTGTTGTCACATTGTGGTATCGCCCTCCTGAGTTGCTGCTCGGCGAGCGAAACTACGGTCCACCGATCGACATGTGGGGCGCCGGCTGTATCATAGCCGAGATGTGGACGCGAAGCCCAATCATGCAAGGCAACACCGAGCAGCACCAGTTGAGTCTGATCTGTAACTTGTGCGGCTCGATAACTCCAGACGTCTGGCCGGGAGTCGACTCGCTCGATCTCTATCAGAAGGTGAAACTTCCCGAGGCTCAGAAGAGGAAGGTGAAGGAGCGGCTACGAGCGTACGTCAAAGACGTACATGCTCTCGATCTCATCGACACTCTGCTCTCGCTCGATCCGGCGAGACGGATAGACAGCAATGCGGCGCTGAATCACGACTTGTTCTGGACGGATCCGATGCCGAGCGTCGAGATCACGTCACTCAAGTCTCAGACCACGTCGATGTTTGAGTATTTGGCTCCGCCACGCCGGCGTGGACAGACAGCACCCCAGCAGCAGAGTCACACGAGACAAATGCCCGGAGCAGTTGCGGGAGGTTACTCTCACTCGTTAGGATCATCGTCCACCGCATCGATACGATTCGATCGCGTATTTTGA